Proteins co-encoded in one Meiothermus sp. genomic window:
- the metH gene encoding methionine synthase yields the protein MSVNAPRDFFAEQGIEPLTAQGYAQEARAQAFPYLKALSERVLVYDGAMGTEIFKYNLSDADFGGPQYSGCPEILNRTRPDVIAAIHRSYLEAGADVIETNSFGSMPHVLAEYGLESEAEDLAYAAAQIARGEADKKSAEKPRFVAGSLGPGTKLISLGQIGWKEMFESYRTAARGLIRGGVDLLIIETCQDVLQVRCAVLACRQAMQDLGREVPLQVQVTFEATGTLLVGSDDGAALTVLESLPVDVVGINCAVGPDLMDTHVRHFCQHSTRWVACLPNAGLPRNEGGRAVFDLTPAELARWQLKFVQEYGLNVVGGCCGTGPEHIRALVEALGGCHAPQLRGSQQKQTPSPLGQVASLYQSVPLRQDTGILIVGERTNATGSKKFRELLFAGDFDGMEALAAEQVAEGAHVLDVSVAWTGRDEVRDMREVLKRFATSVPIPIMVDTTQPEVMEEALEHLGGRAILNSINLEDGLEKFDRVAALAKRHGAALVALTIDEDKEAGMAKTVERKVEIALRMYERLTQVHGIAGESILFDLLTFPITQGDEDTRKLALWTIEGIRQLRQQLPEVGFILGISNVSFGLSPQARVVLNSVFLDECIQAGLTAAILNAGKILPINQISQEQYQLALDLIYDRRQFGPAGEVTHDPLFAFVDYFTKNKVDKTQARDPLAGLELEERLKKRIIEGRKVGLEADLEQALAKYSPVEIINQILLEGMKVVGDLFGAGKMQLPFVLQAAETMKAAVRYLEPRMEKLEGVHKGTLVIATVKGDVHDIGKNLVDIILSNNGYKVVNLGIKKPIEEILAAVEEHQPDAVGMSGLLVKSTVVMKENLEYMAARGISLPVLLGGAALNRHYVENDLRQTYATGPVYYASDAFDGLQLMEELTGHAPPRLTSREVSGHKYKTAYEILQEKLMAGSEYIPSNTPPAPRIPRPPFWGRRVVDKSELEVGVISRYVNKNALFRGQWGFRKGEMSQPEYEAYLERLAEPMFEEMVLQAMAEEWLEPAVVYGYWPVASDKNELIVFDPESGAELFRFNFPRQMGAGSRHLCIADFFRPRHAPPIGNEPDWFPPAAWANGARDVLAAQVVTMGRKVSQVAQELFQSDAYQDYLYLHGFSVEMAEALAEYWHKRIRQQLDIAQDDATSLEELFRQGYQGSRYSFGYPACPRLEDQKYLQELLQWQEIGVELSEEYQLHPEQSTSAIVVHHPAAKYFNL from the coding sequence GTGAGCGTGAACGCACCGCGTGACTTTTTCGCCGAGCAAGGGATTGAACCCCTTACCGCCCAGGGCTATGCCCAGGAGGCCCGCGCCCAGGCCTTCCCCTATCTGAAGGCCCTCTCAGAACGGGTGCTGGTCTACGACGGGGCCATGGGAACCGAGATATTCAAGTACAACCTGAGCGACGCCGACTTTGGAGGGCCCCAGTACAGCGGCTGCCCGGAAATTCTGAACCGCACCCGTCCCGACGTGATTGCCGCCATTCACCGGAGCTACCTCGAGGCTGGCGCCGACGTGATCGAGACCAACAGCTTCGGCTCAATGCCCCACGTGCTGGCCGAGTATGGCCTCGAGTCCGAGGCCGAAGACCTGGCCTACGCTGCCGCCCAGATTGCCCGCGGTGAAGCCGATAAGAAGTCTGCTGAAAAGCCCCGCTTCGTGGCGGGGTCGCTGGGGCCAGGCACCAAGCTCATCTCGCTGGGGCAGATCGGCTGGAAAGAGATGTTTGAGTCATACCGCACCGCGGCCCGCGGCCTGATCCGGGGCGGGGTGGATCTGCTGATCATCGAGACCTGCCAGGACGTGCTGCAGGTGCGCTGCGCGGTGCTGGCCTGCCGCCAGGCCATGCAAGACCTGGGGCGGGAGGTGCCCTTGCAGGTACAGGTCACCTTCGAGGCCACCGGCACCCTGCTGGTCGGCAGCGACGACGGGGCGGCCCTGACCGTACTGGAAAGCCTGCCGGTGGATGTGGTGGGCATCAACTGCGCGGTGGGCCCCGACCTGATGGACACCCACGTCCGCCATTTCTGCCAGCACAGCACCCGCTGGGTGGCCTGCCTGCCCAACGCCGGGCTGCCCCGCAACGAGGGGGGCCGGGCCGTCTTCGACCTGACCCCCGCCGAGCTGGCCCGCTGGCAGCTCAAGTTCGTGCAGGAGTACGGGCTGAATGTGGTGGGGGGGTGCTGTGGCACCGGGCCGGAGCATATCCGGGCGCTGGTCGAAGCGCTGGGGGGTTGCCACGCCCCACAGCTGCGGGGCAGCCAGCAAAAGCAGACTCCTTCCCCGCTGGGCCAGGTGGCCAGCCTCTACCAGAGCGTACCGCTGCGGCAGGATACCGGCATTCTGATCGTGGGGGAGCGCACCAACGCCACGGGCAGCAAGAAGTTCCGCGAGCTGTTGTTTGCGGGCGACTTCGACGGCATGGAGGCCCTGGCCGCCGAACAGGTGGCCGAAGGGGCCCACGTGCTGGACGTCTCGGTGGCCTGGACCGGGCGCGACGAGGTGCGCGACATGCGCGAGGTACTCAAGCGCTTTGCCACCAGCGTGCCGATTCCCATCATGGTGGACACCACCCAGCCGGAGGTGATGGAGGAAGCCCTCGAGCACCTGGGGGGGCGGGCCATTCTGAACTCGATCAACCTGGAGGACGGCCTGGAGAAGTTCGACCGGGTAGCGGCTTTAGCCAAGCGACACGGCGCAGCCCTGGTGGCCCTGACCATTGACGAGGACAAGGAAGCCGGCATGGCCAAAACCGTGGAGCGCAAGGTGGAGATCGCCCTGCGCATGTACGAGCGGCTGACTCAGGTGCACGGCATCGCGGGCGAGTCCATTCTGTTCGACCTGCTCACCTTCCCCATCACCCAGGGCGACGAGGACACCCGCAAGCTGGCCCTATGGACCATCGAGGGCATCCGCCAGCTCCGCCAGCAGCTTCCCGAGGTGGGGTTTATTCTGGGCATCTCCAACGTATCGTTTGGCCTCTCGCCCCAGGCTCGGGTGGTCTTGAACTCGGTGTTTCTGGACGAGTGCATCCAGGCCGGCCTGACCGCGGCCATCCTGAACGCCGGGAAAATTCTGCCCATCAACCAGATTTCCCAGGAGCAGTACCAGCTGGCCCTGGATCTGATCTACGACCGGCGGCAGTTCGGGCCCGCCGGCGAGGTGACCCACGACCCGCTCTTCGCCTTTGTGGACTACTTCACCAAAAACAAGGTGGACAAGACCCAGGCCCGCGACCCGCTGGCCGGCCTCGAGCTCGAGGAGCGCCTCAAAAAACGCATCATCGAGGGGCGCAAGGTGGGCCTCGAGGCCGACCTGGAACAGGCCCTGGCAAAGTACAGCCCGGTGGAGATCATCAACCAGATTCTGCTGGAAGGCATGAAGGTGGTGGGCGATCTGTTCGGTGCGGGTAAGATGCAACTGCCCTTCGTGCTGCAGGCCGCCGAGACCATGAAGGCTGCGGTGCGCTACCTCGAGCCCCGGATGGAAAAGCTCGAGGGCGTCCACAAGGGCACCCTGGTGATCGCCACGGTTAAGGGCGATGTGCACGATATCGGCAAGAACCTGGTGGACATCATCCTCTCCAACAACGGCTACAAGGTGGTGAACCTGGGCATCAAAAAACCCATCGAGGAGATTCTGGCCGCGGTGGAGGAACACCAGCCCGACGCGGTGGGCATGAGCGGGCTCCTGGTCAAGAGCACCGTGGTGATGAAGGAAAACCTCGAGTACATGGCGGCTCGAGGCATCAGCCTGCCGGTGCTGCTGGGTGGGGCCGCGCTCAACCGGCACTACGTGGAAAACGACCTGCGCCAGACCTACGCCACCGGCCCGGTTTATTATGCTTCCGATGCCTTCGATGGCCTGCAGCTCATGGAGGAGCTGACCGGCCACGCCCCGCCCCGCCTCACCAGCCGCGAGGTGAGCGGCCACAAGTACAAAACCGCCTACGAAATTTTGCAGGAGAAGCTGATGGCCGGTTCAGAGTACATCCCTTCCAACACCCCCCCCGCCCCCCGCATCCCCAGGCCGCCCTTCTGGGGCCGGCGGGTGGTGGACAAAAGCGAACTGGAGGTTGGGGTCATCTCCCGCTACGTCAACAAAAACGCCCTCTTCCGCGGGCAGTGGGGCTTCCGCAAGGGCGAGATGAGCCAGCCCGAGTACGAGGCCTACCTCGAGCGGCTGGCCGAGCCCATGTTCGAGGAGATGGTCTTGCAGGCCATGGCCGAGGAGTGGCTCGAGCCCGCGGTGGTCTACGGCTACTGGCCGGTGGCCTCGGACAAAAACGAGCTGATCGTCTTCGACCCCGAGTCCGGGGCCGAGCTGTTTCGTTTCAACTTCCCCCGCCAGATGGGAGCGGGTTCGCGCCATCTGTGCATCGCCGACTTCTTCCGCCCCCGCCATGCCCCTCCCATCGGGAACGAGCCGGACTGGTTCCCGCCGGCGGCCTGGGCCAACGGGGCGCGCGACGTGCTGGCCGCCCAGGTGGTCACCATGGGCCGCAAGGTCTCGCAGGTGGCCCAGGAGCTGTTCCAGTCCGATGCCTACCAGGACTACCTCTACCTGCACGGCTTCTCGGTGGAGATGGCTGAGGCCCTGGCCGAGTACTGGCACAAGCGCATCCGCCAGCAGCTCGACATCGCCCAGGACGACGCCACCAGCTTAGAAGAACTCTTCCGCCAGGGCTACCAGGGCAGCCGCTACAGCTTCGGCTACCCGGCCTGCCCCCGCTTAGAAGACCAGAAGTACCTGCAAGAGCTTCTGCAGTGGCAGGAGATTGGGGTGGAGCTGAGCGAGGAGTACCAGCTTCACCCCGAGCAGTCCACCAGCGCCATTGTGGTGCACCACCCGGCGGCCAAGTATTTCAATCTTTAG
- a CDS encoding 5-(carboxyamino)imidazole ribonucleotide synthase gives MQIGVLGGGQLGRMLALAGYPLGLGFRFFDTAAEAPAGQLAELVVGDYADQGALDRFAEGLSLLTYEFENVPVAAAARLAQHRPVYPPPGALEVAQDRVAEKTFFQGLGIPTPLFYPVLTRNDLLDGLERTGWPALLKTRRLGYDGKGQKLLRSPADLEAAWALLGGQPLILEAFVPFERELSILAVRNTRGQMAFYPLVENQHTGGILRKSRAPAPATPARLQHEAERIATRVLEKLDYVGVLAIELFEVEGTLWANEMAPRVHNSGHWTIEGAETSQFENHLRAILGLPLGATAPRGQAAMLNLIGLKPDFARVLEIPGAHLHWYGKEVRPGRKVGHITLRADTPEALEAHLGRLEAVLAETKD, from the coding sequence GTGCAGATAGGGGTTCTGGGCGGTGGACAACTGGGACGTATGCTGGCTTTGGCGGGGTATCCGCTGGGGCTTGGGTTCAGGTTTTTTGACACGGCGGCCGAGGCCCCGGCGGGCCAACTGGCCGAGCTGGTGGTGGGCGACTATGCCGACCAAGGGGCGCTGGATCGGTTTGCCGAGGGGCTCTCGCTCCTGACCTACGAGTTTGAGAACGTACCGGTGGCGGCGGCGGCCCGGCTGGCCCAGCACCGGCCGGTGTACCCCCCGCCCGGGGCGCTGGAGGTGGCCCAGGATCGGGTGGCCGAAAAGACCTTTTTTCAGGGGCTGGGCATCCCCACCCCCCTGTTTTACCCGGTGCTGACCCGCAACGACCTGCTGGACGGCCTCGAGCGCACCGGATGGCCGGCCCTGCTCAAGACCCGGCGGCTGGGCTACGACGGCAAGGGGCAGAAGCTCCTGCGCTCGCCCGCCGACCTCGAGGCGGCCTGGGCCCTTCTGGGCGGGCAGCCCCTGATTCTAGAAGCCTTCGTGCCCTTCGAGCGCGAGCTTTCCATCCTGGCGGTGCGGAACACCCGCGGGCAGATGGCCTTCTACCCGCTGGTGGAGAACCAGCACACCGGGGGCATTCTGCGCAAGAGCCGGGCCCCCGCCCCGGCCACCCCGGCCCGCTTGCAGCACGAGGCCGAGCGCATCGCCACGCGGGTGCTGGAGAAGCTGGACTACGTGGGGGTTCTGGCTATTGAGTTATTCGAGGTGGAGGGCACCCTCTGGGCCAACGAGATGGCCCCACGGGTGCACAACTCCGGCCACTGGACCATCGAGGGGGCCGAGACCAGCCAGTTCGAAAACCACCTGCGGGCCATTCTGGGCCTGCCGCTGGGCGCCACCGCCCCCCGCGGCCAGGCGGCCATGCTGAACCTGATTGGCCTGAAGCCCGACTTTGCGCGGGTGCTGGAAATTCCGGGGGCCCACCTGCACTGGTACGGCAAGGAGGTGCGCCCCGGGCGCAAGGTGGGGCACATCACCCTGCGGGCCGATACCCCCGAGGCGCTCGAGGCCCACCTGGGCCGGCTCGAGGCGGTGCTGGCGGAAACTAAAGATTGA
- the queG gene encoding tRNA epoxyqueuosine(34) reductase QueG yields the protein MQVAEALTQAAQERGFLTAWAGLDLPQETQQRYRDWLAEGKQAGMAYLPRNLETRLNPSQRFTWARSVLVLAAPHAYPPPPKPPGGLRLGRMARYAWVRDYHRLIQPHLEALEHLAQRLGLQAKGYVDTGPLSERSYAALGGLGWIGRNAMLMRMGEGTYLTLAVLLTSLEPPPSEPYPNRCGRCSRCVARCPTQALLGDGTLDARLCISYWTIEHRGPIPGELWAGIGDWLFGCDICQEVCPWNRKARSFWQDFVPEPELAYPNLEDFFYLSSKAFERKYAGTVFLRPGRTRMARNALVVLANLGNPDYLPLIRRGAQDVNPVVRATAAQALARLGDFVSLEPLRRDPVLQVAGLARGLLERQG from the coding sequence GTGCAGGTGGCTGAAGCGCTTACCCAAGCAGCGCAGGAGCGGGGCTTTTTGACCGCCTGGGCCGGCCTGGACTTGCCACAGGAAACCCAGCAGCGCTACCGCGACTGGCTGGCCGAAGGCAAGCAAGCTGGGATGGCCTACCTGCCCCGGAACCTGGAAACCCGGCTCAACCCTTCCCAGCGCTTTACATGGGCCCGCAGCGTGCTGGTGCTGGCCGCCCCCCACGCCTACCCGCCGCCCCCCAAACCCCCCGGCGGTCTCCGTTTGGGTCGGATGGCCCGCTACGCCTGGGTGCGCGATTACCACCGCCTGATACAGCCGCATTTGGAGGCCTTGGAACACCTGGCCCAGCGCCTGGGCCTGCAAGCCAAGGGCTACGTGGACACCGGCCCGCTGTCCGAGCGTTCCTATGCCGCGCTGGGGGGCCTGGGCTGGATTGGCCGCAACGCCATGCTGATGCGGATGGGGGAGGGCACCTACCTTACGCTGGCGGTGCTCCTCACCTCGCTCGAGCCCCCCCCGTCAGAGCCCTACCCCAACCGCTGCGGACGGTGCAGTCGCTGCGTGGCCCGCTGCCCCACCCAGGCCCTGCTGGGCGACGGAACCCTGGACGCCCGCTTGTGCATCAGCTACTGGACCATTGAGCACCGCGGCCCGATTCCGGGCGAGCTTTGGGCGGGCATTGGCGACTGGCTGTTTGGCTGTGATATCTGCCAGGAGGTGTGTCCCTGGAACCGCAAGGCCAGGTCTTTCTGGCAGGATTTTGTCCCCGAACCCGAGCTGGCCTACCCCAACCTCGAAGACTTTTTCTACCTCTCCTCCAAGGCCTTCGAACGCAAATACGCTGGAACGGTGTTCCTGCGCCCGGGCCGCACCCGCATGGCCCGCAACGCGCTGGTGGTGCTGGCCAACCTGGGCAACCCGGACTACCTGCCCCTGATACGCCGGGGTGCCCAGGACGTGAATCCGGTGGTGCGGGCCACAGCCGCCCAGGCCCTGGCCCGGCTGGGTGATTTTGTTTCGCTTGAACCGCTGCGCCGCGACCCGGTGTTGCAGGTGGCGGGATTGGCGCGGGGTCTGCTGGAAAGACAGGGCTGA